Proteins from a single region of Deinococcus ruber:
- a CDS encoding manganese catalase family protein produces the protein MFYHDRQLQYTVRVDNPSPVFAKMLQQAIGGVEGEIRVMLQYLFQAFGARGPAKYRDMLMNTGTEEIGHVQMLATAVAMNLEGSPSFLKEVMAQQNPLLAATLGGMEPRQFLSAGMSALAADANGVPFNGSHVYDSGNIVADMYSNVAAEATGRVLACRLFEMTDDPGMKDMLRFLIARDTMHQQQWLAVIEELGGHPGTLPIPNSFDQREEFQEVSYDFFATGVAGVEPSTGRWTAGPSLDGRGEFKTRINTPLGQEPSLAPPIPVSHAEAQQMTGDDTVIRPQ, from the coding sequence ATGTTTTATCATGACAGGCAGTTGCAATATACGGTGCGTGTCGATAATCCCAGCCCGGTATTTGCCAAAATGCTTCAACAGGCTATCGGCGGCGTTGAAGGTGAAATCCGCGTCATGCTGCAGTATCTGTTTCAGGCATTTGGCGCACGAGGACCGGCCAAGTATCGCGACATGTTGATGAATACCGGGACCGAAGAGATTGGCCATGTGCAGATGCTCGCTACGGCTGTCGCCATGAATCTGGAAGGCTCGCCGAGCTTTCTGAAAGAGGTGATGGCGCAGCAGAATCCGCTGCTTGCTGCCACGCTCGGAGGGATGGAGCCGCGTCAGTTTCTGTCGGCGGGCATGTCGGCGCTGGCTGCCGATGCTAACGGCGTGCCCTTTAACGGATCGCACGTGTATGACAGCGGGAATATCGTGGCCGACATGTATTCCAATGTGGCTGCCGAGGCCACCGGACGGGTGCTCGCGTGTCGTCTGTTCGAGATGACTGACGATCCTGGCATGAAAGACATGCTGCGCTTCCTGATCGCCCGTGACACCATGCACCAGCAACAGTGGCTGGCCGTGATCGAGGAACTGGGCGGTCATCCCGGCACCCTTCCGATTCCCAATTCCTTCGATCAGCGCGAGGAATTTCAGGAGGTGAGTTACGACTTTTTCGCCACCGGCGTCGCTGGCGTCGAGCCGTCGACTGGGCGCTGGACCGCTGGCCCCTCGCTCGACGGACGTGGCGAATTCAAAACCCGCATCAACACCCCGCTGGGTCAGGAACCCAGTCTGGCACCGCCGATTCCGGTCAGCCACGCCGAAGCGCAGCAGATGACCGGAGACGACACCGTGATCAGGCCGCAGTAA
- a CDS encoding replication initiator protein A — MTVVKPLVPVSTTRFDELNLAQSSLISFQKRLKPGETTWTHAFEIAGRAMNVECLGNAYGYPHGPDNDLMLVLINMYLEQGGHSGDWVVTTPYELLKAMGRSDGGRSYAMLHDGLMRLTGTTYRISGWIDTPGMGTRRATFRFIEKSSRRWKTSTCLATL; from the coding sequence ATGACGGTGGTGAAACCTCTCGTTCCCGTTTCGACGACCCGGTTCGATGAACTCAACCTTGCTCAGTCATCGCTGATCAGTTTTCAGAAGCGGCTGAAGCCCGGCGAAACCACCTGGACGCACGCCTTTGAAATTGCAGGCCGCGCCATGAACGTCGAGTGTCTGGGCAATGCCTACGGGTATCCGCATGGCCCCGACAACGACCTGATGCTGGTTCTCATCAACATGTATCTCGAACAGGGCGGCCATTCGGGCGACTGGGTGGTGACCACACCGTACGAGCTGCTCAAGGCGATGGGCCGCAGCGACGGTGGCCGCTCCTACGCCATGCTGCACGACGGCCTCATGCGTCTGACCGGTACGACGTACCGCATCAGTGGCTGGATCGACACGCCCGGCATGGGAACTCGCCGGGCGACCTTCCGCTTCATCGAGAAGTCATCGAGAAGGTGGAAGACGTCAACGTGTCTGGCAACCCTCTGA
- a CDS encoding DUF4142 domain-containing protein, whose product MKLSAALLAFASCAPMLSADPATLNNPDLQFAQAATGSNLFEIQSSQLAVTHSSSDAVKAFAQMLIADHTAAQASLAPLADAQHIPLPTVLPPDKQLKVVALGSLNGADFDAAFIKEQTLAHQLTLSVLQNELSAGVNADLKGYATAQVPVITMHLNTVAALKP is encoded by the coding sequence ATGAAACTGTCTGCCGCTCTGCTCGCATTCGCGTCGTGTGCCCCGATGCTGTCGGCCGATCCGGCCACCCTGAACAATCCCGATCTCCAGTTTGCCCAGGCAGCCACTGGCAGCAATCTGTTCGAGATTCAAAGCTCGCAGCTCGCCGTGACGCACAGCAGTTCCGATGCGGTCAAGGCGTTTGCCCAGATGCTGATTGCCGACCATACCGCTGCTCAGGCCAGCCTCGCGCCGCTGGCCGATGCCCAGCATATTCCCCTTCCGACGGTGTTGCCGCCTGACAAGCAGCTGAAGGTGGTTGCGCTCGGATCACTGAATGGAGCAGATTTCGACGCGGCCTTCATCAAGGAGCAGACCCTGGCGCACCAGCTGACCCTGAGTGTGCTGCAAAACGAGCTGAGCGCGGGCGTAAACGCCGATCTGAAAGGGTACGCCACCGCTCAAGTTCCGGTCATCACCATGCACCTGAACACCGTGGCAGCCCTCAAGCCCTGA
- a CDS encoding IS630 family transposase — protein MHRGRQSPVPILSDDERQVLNGLATRAKVMLLSADHPEWTLTEIGAHVGLCDDTVGTWRKRFAAERLEGLRDAPKSGAPRTIQDEAALRVVRLTLDTLPEGETHWSTRGMAQVSGMTQRAVHRIWRAFGLRPHLVSSFTLSKDPLLIEQVRDIVGLYLAPPDRAMVLCIDEKPQIQALERGSATFPMLPGQPEATGPTYVRHGTTTLIAALNASVGTVIGQCYPQHRAEEFRTFLDVVHAQVPQGLEVHVILDNYITHKTKIIQNWLLAHSNVHVHFTPTSGSWLNLVASWFALLSRKRLRRGNFTSKDDLEQAIEAFISQTNNVPKPFVWTRSADDILANIKRFCERHLPPDNSQRSSESDH, from the coding sequence ATGCATCGCGGCCGTCAATCTCCCGTTCCCATCTTGAGCGACGACGAGCGCCAAGTCTTGAATGGTTTGGCGACCCGTGCGAAGGTGATGCTGCTGAGCGCAGATCATCCGGAATGGACGCTCACGGAGATCGGTGCGCACGTCGGCCTGTGTGACGACACGGTCGGCACCTGGCGCAAACGCTTTGCTGCCGAGCGGTTAGAGGGGTTGAGGGACGCGCCCAAATCGGGCGCGCCACGAACAATCCAGGATGAGGCCGCCCTACGGGTCGTGCGCCTCACGCTGGACACCTTGCCAGAGGGCGAAACCCACTGGAGTACGCGCGGCATGGCTCAGGTGAGTGGGATGACGCAACGTGCGGTGCATCGCATCTGGCGGGCCTTCGGACTCAGACCCCATCTGGTGTCGTCCTTCACGCTCTCAAAGGATCCGTTGCTGATCGAACAGGTCCGAGACATCGTCGGGTTGTACCTTGCGCCACCCGATCGGGCGATGGTGCTGTGTATCGACGAGAAGCCGCAGATTCAGGCACTGGAGCGTGGCAGCGCCACGTTCCCAATGCTGCCAGGACAGCCTGAGGCGACGGGGCCGACGTATGTCCGGCATGGCACCACAACCCTGATCGCGGCCCTAAATGCCAGCGTTGGCACGGTGATCGGTCAATGTTACCCACAGCACCGTGCAGAGGAGTTCCGGACATTTCTCGATGTGGTGCACGCTCAAGTCCCTCAGGGACTTGAGGTCCATGTGATTCTCGACAACTACATTACTCACAAGACCAAGATCATCCAGAACTGGCTGCTGGCCCATTCGAACGTGCACGTTCATTTCACGCCGACCAGTGGCTCTTGGCTCAATCTGGTGGCGTCGTGGTTTGCCCTGCTGAGCCGCAAGCGTCTTCGGCGGGGCAACTTCACCTCGAAAGATGATCTCGAGCAGGCCATCGAGGCCTTCATTTCTCAGACGAACAACGTACCGAAGCCCTTTGTCTGGACCCGATCCGCCGATGACATCTTGGCCAACATCAAGCGCTTCTGTGAGCGCCATCTCCCCCCAGACAATTCCCAGCGTTCTTCTGAATCAGACCACTAG